In the Leifsonia sp. 466MF genome, one interval contains:
- the trpB gene encoding tryptophan synthase subunit beta gives MSLRTEQGPYFGDFGGRFVPESLVAALDELSAAWEEAKADPAFHAELDELHRSYTGRPSIITEVPRFAEHAGGARIILKREDLNHTGSHKINNVLGQAILTKRIGKTRVIAETGAGQHGVATATAAALFGLECTIYMGEVDTERQALNVARMRLLGAEVVAVKTGSRTLKDAINDAMRDWVTNVEHTNYIFGTVAGPHPFPAMVRDLQKIIGEEAREQVQELTGRLPNAVVACVGGGSNAMGIFHAFLDDEDVRLVGFEAGGEGADTPRHAATITKGRPGVLHGARSMLLQDEDGQTIESHSISAGLDYPGVGPEHAWLAKIGRAEYRPVSDADAMEALRLLSRTEGIIPAIESSHALAGAIALGRELGPEGIILVNLSGRGDKDMETAGRYFDLIDADAVQS, from the coding sequence ATGTCCCTCCGCACTGAGCAGGGTCCGTATTTCGGCGACTTCGGCGGGCGGTTCGTCCCCGAGTCGCTGGTCGCAGCGCTCGACGAGCTGTCGGCGGCGTGGGAGGAGGCGAAGGCCGACCCCGCGTTCCATGCCGAGCTGGATGAGCTCCACCGCAGCTACACCGGCCGCCCGTCGATCATCACCGAGGTGCCCCGGTTCGCCGAGCACGCAGGCGGCGCCCGCATCATCCTGAAGCGCGAGGACCTCAATCACACCGGCTCGCACAAGATCAACAACGTGCTGGGCCAGGCCATCCTGACGAAGCGCATCGGCAAGACCCGCGTGATCGCCGAGACCGGCGCGGGCCAGCACGGCGTCGCCACCGCGACGGCCGCCGCCCTGTTCGGGCTCGAGTGCACGATCTACATGGGCGAGGTCGACACCGAGCGCCAGGCGCTGAACGTCGCCCGGATGCGTCTGCTCGGCGCCGAGGTCGTCGCCGTCAAGACCGGGTCGCGCACGCTCAAGGACGCCATCAACGACGCCATGCGCGACTGGGTGACGAACGTCGAGCACACCAACTACATCTTCGGCACGGTCGCGGGCCCGCACCCGTTCCCGGCGATGGTGCGCGACCTCCAGAAGATCATCGGCGAGGAGGCGCGCGAGCAGGTGCAGGAGCTCACCGGCCGCCTGCCGAACGCCGTGGTCGCGTGCGTCGGCGGAGGCTCGAACGCGATGGGCATCTTCCATGCCTTCCTGGACGACGAGGATGTGCGCCTGGTCGGCTTCGAGGCGGGCGGCGAGGGTGCGGACACCCCGCGCCACGCCGCGACGATCACCAAGGGCCGCCCCGGCGTGCTGCACGGCGCGCGCTCCATGCTGCTGCAGGACGAGGACGGCCAGACCATCGAATCCCACTCGATCTCCGCCGGCCTCGACTACCCGGGCGTCGGCCCGGAGCACGCCTGGCTCGCGAAGATCGGCCGCGCCGAGTACCGGCCGGTGTCGGACGCGGACGCCATGGAGGCCCTGCGCCTGCTCAGCCGCACCGAGGGCATCATCCCGGCCATCGAGTCGTCCCACGCGTTGGCAGGCGCCATCGCGCTCGGGCGCGAGCTGGGGCCGGAGGGCATCATCCTGGTGAACCTCAGCGGCCGTGGCGACAAGGACATGGAGACCGCCGGGCGGTACTTCGACCTGATCGACGCGGACGCGGTGCAGTCGTGA
- the trpA gene encoding tryptophan synthase subunit alpha has protein sequence MSGVVTSRVAAAIARRNTEASGALIGYLPAGFPDLATSVDAAVALANNGVDVIELGLPYSDPVMDGTVIQAATQQALRAGFRLRDGFTAVREITAQVDIPVLVMTYWNPVLQYGVDRFADDLAAAGGAGLITPDLIPDEGADWLAASDRVGLDRVFLAAPSSTDARLKQAVEASRGFVYAVSTMGITGARTDVDAAARTLVGRLREAGATSTCVGLGISSAAQVAEVLEYADGAIVGSALVKALGDGGVAEAGRVAAELARGTAA, from the coding sequence GTGAGCGGCGTGGTCACGAGCCGGGTCGCCGCCGCGATCGCCCGCCGCAACACCGAGGCATCGGGCGCGCTGATCGGCTACCTCCCGGCCGGCTTCCCCGACCTCGCGACCAGTGTGGATGCGGCCGTCGCGCTCGCGAACAACGGCGTCGACGTCATCGAGCTCGGCCTGCCGTACTCCGACCCCGTGATGGACGGCACGGTCATCCAGGCCGCGACGCAGCAGGCGCTCAGAGCCGGCTTCCGCTTGCGCGACGGCTTCACCGCCGTCCGTGAGATCACCGCGCAGGTCGACATCCCCGTGCTCGTCATGACCTACTGGAACCCGGTGCTGCAGTACGGTGTCGACCGCTTCGCGGACGACCTCGCCGCCGCCGGGGGAGCAGGCCTCATCACGCCCGACCTCATCCCGGACGAGGGCGCCGACTGGCTCGCCGCATCCGACCGCGTCGGTCTCGACCGCGTGTTCCTCGCCGCGCCCAGCTCGACCGACGCCCGCCTGAAGCAGGCGGTGGAGGCGAGCCGCGGGTTCGTCTACGCCGTCTCGACCATGGGCATCACGGGCGCGCGCACCGATGTGGATGCGGCGGCGCGCACGCTCGTCGGCCGTCTCCGCGAGGCGGGAGCGACGAGCACGTGCGTCGGACTCGGCATCTCATCGGCCGCGCAGGTGGCCGAGGTGCTCGAGTACGCGGACGGCGCGATCGTCGGCTCGGCGCTCGTGAAGGCGCTGGGCGACGGCGGCGTGGCGGAGGCCGGTCGCGTCGCGGCCGAGCTCGCCCGCGGCACAGCGGCCTAG
- the lgt gene encoding prolipoprotein diacylglyceryl transferase, translating into MSGWMASIPSPGPEWAQIPLPFWPYRIQMYALIILVGIVVAAMWTSRRLTKQGAEPGVVLDILLCAVPLGIVGARFYHVATHPKDFFYPGANLFNPFEPGSIWAIWEGGGAIFGALIGGAIGVLIGCRWTGLRFWTFADALAPALLLAQAIGRLGNYFNQELFGLPTDLPWGLQIDAGNKAIPVGLPDGTLFQPLFLYEMIWNIIGVFVIVWLQRRFRLQWGKVFAVYLIWYGAGRSYLESIRIDPSEFTFLGIPSNVWAAFGAVVLGLIIFFVQSSRHPGLEPSPYRPGREWVNPDAEVDSEDTDLEDEDAADADGVPAGSASAKATSPTNG; encoded by the coding sequence ATGAGCGGCTGGATGGCCAGCATCCCGAGTCCTGGGCCCGAGTGGGCGCAGATCCCGCTGCCTTTCTGGCCGTACCGCATCCAGATGTACGCGCTGATCATCCTGGTCGGCATCGTCGTCGCTGCCATGTGGACCTCGCGCCGCCTCACCAAGCAGGGCGCCGAGCCGGGTGTCGTTCTCGACATCCTGCTGTGCGCCGTGCCCCTCGGGATCGTCGGCGCCCGGTTCTACCACGTCGCGACCCACCCGAAGGACTTCTTCTACCCGGGCGCCAACCTCTTCAACCCGTTCGAGCCCGGCAGCATCTGGGCGATCTGGGAGGGCGGCGGCGCCATCTTCGGCGCGCTGATCGGTGGCGCCATCGGTGTGCTCATCGGCTGCCGTTGGACCGGTCTGCGGTTCTGGACGTTCGCGGACGCCCTCGCACCGGCGCTCCTGCTCGCGCAGGCCATCGGCCGCCTCGGCAACTACTTCAACCAGGAGCTCTTCGGTCTTCCGACCGACCTGCCCTGGGGTCTGCAGATCGACGCGGGCAATAAGGCGATCCCGGTCGGCCTTCCGGACGGCACGCTGTTCCAGCCCCTCTTCCTGTACGAGATGATCTGGAACATCATCGGCGTCTTCGTCATCGTCTGGCTGCAGCGCCGCTTCCGCCTCCAGTGGGGCAAGGTGTTCGCCGTCTACCTGATCTGGTACGGCGCCGGCCGCTCCTACCTGGAGTCGATCCGCATCGACCCGAGCGAGTTCACGTTCCTCGGCATCCCGAGCAACGTCTGGGCCGCGTTCGGCGCCGTCGTGCTCGGCCTCATCATCTTCTTCGTCCAGTCGAGCAGGCACCCGGGTCTCGAGCCCAGCCCGTACCGACCGGGTCGTGAATGGGTGAACCCGGATGCTGAGGTAGACTCGGAGGACACGGACCTGGAGGACGAGGACGCCGCCGACGCAGACGGTGTGCCTGCCGGGTCCGCTTCGGCCAAGGCCACAAGCCCCACGAACGGATAA
- the gltB gene encoding glutamate synthase large subunit: MALTPPHSRFGTVPGPQGLYDPAHEKDACGLAMVATLRGTAGHDIIDAALEALRHLEHRGAVGSDAGTGDGAGIITQVPDAFLRAVAGFDLPAAGRYAVGNAFLPSAEDERAEVKAALESIAAEHELTVLGWRSVPVRPDELGTLARQAMPVIEQLYVASTRVDENGEAVSGIALDRQTFFLRKRAERELDLYFSSLSSRTLVYKGMVTTLQLEPFYPDLSDERFASKLALVHSRYSTNTFPSWPLAQPFRMIAHNGEINTVQGNRNWMRARQSQLENELLGDLKPVFPIVTPGASDSASFDEVVELLSLSGRSLPHAVMMMVPEAWENQTEIDPVRRAFYEYHSMLMEPWDGPAAIVFTDGSVVGATLDRNGLRPGRYVVTNDGLVVLASEIGVLDFEPSRVVRKGRLRPGRMFLVDTVSGRLIEDEEIKSELAAGAPYEEWLDEGRINLKDLPEREHIVHTPASITRRQRTFGYTEEEVRILLRPMATTGAEPLGAMGSDTPVAVLSERPRLLFDYFTQQFAQVTNPPLDSIREEVVTSLKLGLGPERNLLSAGPEHAKQVVLDFPVIDNDELAKIQHIDPRPGSTLTTTVRGLYRSDAGPDALERRLAEMCDEVDEAIAAGAQFIVLSDRDSTKDLAPIPSLLMLAAVHHHLIRSETRMKVGLIVEAGDVREVHHVALLIGYGASAINPYLAMETCEELVRSGMITGVSPEKAVKNVIKALGKGVLKIMSKMGISTVSSYAGAQAFEAVGLSQEFVDQYFTGTTSKLGGVGIDVIAAENLARHESAYPAEGAALAHERLATGGEYQWRRDGSPHLFNPETVFRLQHSTRTRRYDVFREYTKLVDDQSESLMTLRGMFSLKEGERPPVPLEEVEPVSSIVKRFSTGAMSYGSISKEAHETLAIAMNRLGAKSNTGEGGEDLDRLLDPERRSAIKQVASGRFGVTSMYLTHADDIQIKLAQGAKPGEGGQLPPTKVYPWVARTRHATAGVGLISPPPHHDIYSIEDLKQLIFDLKRANPGARVHVKLVSESGIGAVAAGTAKALADVILVSGHDGGTGASPVNSLKHAGTPWELGLAETQQTLMLNGMRERVVVQVDGQLKTGRDVIVGALLGAEEFGFATAPLVVSGCVMMRVCHLDTCPVGVATQNPELRARFSGKPEFVVNFFEFIAEEVREYLAALGFRTLEEAIGHAELLDVDRAIDHWKASGLDLAPILHGPAFGPEAPRRNGRAQDHELEHHFDVQLIDAARDVLENGGRIELSLPIRNTERAVGTMLGHEVTVRHGENGLPAGSIDITLTGSAGQSLGAFLPAGITLRLEGDSNDYVGKGLSGGQIVVKPPRDSVFAAERNVIAGNVIGYGATQGSMFIRGIVGERFLVRNSGATAVVEGVGDHALEYMTGGLAVILGGTGRNLGAGMSGGTAYVYDLKPERVNRDSLATGELELLPLGSADIEIVRDLLEQHAAETGSELAARMLEDFDETVAKFVKVLPRDYAAVMQMRQEAVDEGLDPDGDIVWNRILEVTGG; the protein is encoded by the coding sequence ATGGCGCTCACGCCTCCCCATTCCCGCTTCGGGACCGTGCCTGGCCCGCAGGGCCTGTACGACCCTGCCCACGAGAAGGACGCCTGCGGTCTCGCCATGGTCGCGACCCTCCGGGGCACGGCCGGGCACGACATCATCGACGCCGCGCTGGAGGCGCTGCGTCACCTCGAGCACCGCGGCGCGGTCGGCTCCGACGCCGGTACCGGTGACGGCGCCGGCATCATCACCCAGGTGCCGGACGCCTTCCTGCGCGCCGTCGCGGGCTTCGACCTGCCCGCCGCCGGCCGGTACGCGGTGGGCAACGCGTTCCTGCCGAGCGCGGAGGACGAGCGTGCCGAGGTCAAGGCGGCTCTCGAGTCCATCGCGGCCGAGCACGAGCTGACCGTCCTCGGCTGGCGGTCCGTCCCGGTTCGTCCGGACGAGCTCGGCACGCTGGCCCGCCAGGCCATGCCGGTGATCGAGCAGCTCTACGTCGCGTCCACCCGCGTCGATGAGAACGGCGAGGCCGTCTCCGGCATCGCGCTCGACCGCCAGACCTTCTTCCTGCGGAAGCGGGCCGAGCGCGAGCTCGACCTGTACTTCTCGTCGCTGTCGAGCCGCACGCTCGTCTACAAGGGCATGGTCACCACGCTCCAGCTGGAGCCGTTCTACCCGGACCTCTCCGACGAGCGCTTCGCATCGAAGCTCGCCCTCGTGCACTCGCGCTACTCGACGAACACGTTCCCGTCGTGGCCGCTCGCGCAGCCGTTCCGGATGATCGCGCACAACGGCGAGATCAACACCGTGCAGGGCAACCGCAACTGGATGCGCGCCCGCCAGTCGCAGCTGGAGAACGAGCTGCTCGGCGACCTGAAGCCGGTGTTCCCGATCGTCACACCCGGCGCCTCCGACTCGGCCTCCTTCGACGAGGTCGTGGAGCTGCTGTCGCTGAGCGGCCGGTCGCTCCCGCACGCCGTCATGATGATGGTGCCGGAGGCCTGGGAGAACCAGACCGAGATCGACCCGGTCCGCCGCGCGTTCTACGAGTACCACTCGATGCTCATGGAGCCGTGGGACGGCCCCGCCGCGATCGTGTTCACCGACGGCTCCGTCGTCGGCGCGACGCTCGACCGCAACGGCCTGCGCCCCGGCCGGTACGTCGTCACCAACGACGGCCTCGTCGTGCTCGCCTCCGAGATCGGCGTGCTCGACTTCGAGCCCAGCCGCGTCGTCCGCAAGGGGCGTCTGCGTCCCGGCCGGATGTTCCTGGTCGACACGGTCAGCGGCCGCCTCATCGAGGATGAGGAGATCAAGTCCGAGCTCGCCGCCGGCGCTCCCTACGAGGAGTGGCTGGACGAGGGCCGGATCAACCTGAAGGACCTCCCGGAGCGCGAGCACATCGTCCACACCCCGGCGTCGATCACGCGCCGCCAGCGGACGTTCGGCTACACGGAGGAGGAGGTCCGCATCCTCCTCCGCCCGATGGCGACCACCGGCGCGGAGCCGCTCGGCGCCATGGGATCGGACACGCCCGTTGCCGTGCTGTCGGAGCGCCCGCGCCTGCTGTTCGACTACTTCACGCAGCAGTTCGCGCAGGTCACCAACCCGCCGCTCGACTCGATCCGCGAGGAGGTCGTCACCTCCCTGAAGCTCGGTCTCGGCCCGGAGCGCAACCTGCTGTCGGCCGGCCCCGAGCACGCCAAGCAGGTCGTGCTCGACTTCCCGGTGATCGACAACGACGAGCTGGCGAAGATCCAGCACATCGACCCGCGGCCGGGCAGCACGCTGACCACGACCGTGCGCGGCCTGTACCGCTCCGACGCCGGCCCCGACGCCCTGGAGCGCCGTCTCGCCGAGATGTGCGACGAGGTCGACGAGGCCATCGCGGCCGGAGCGCAGTTCATCGTGCTCAGCGACCGCGACTCGACGAAGGACCTCGCGCCCATCCCGTCGCTGCTGATGCTCGCCGCCGTGCACCACCACCTCATCCGCTCGGAGACCCGCATGAAGGTGGGCCTGATCGTGGAGGCCGGGGATGTGCGCGAGGTGCACCACGTCGCCCTGCTCATCGGGTACGGCGCCTCGGCGATCAACCCGTACCTGGCGATGGAGACCTGCGAGGAGCTCGTCCGCAGCGGGATGATCACCGGCGTCAGCCCCGAGAAGGCGGTCAAGAACGTCATCAAGGCGCTCGGCAAGGGCGTGCTGAAGATCATGTCGAAGATGGGCATCTCGACGGTGTCCTCCTACGCGGGCGCTCAGGCGTTCGAGGCCGTCGGGCTCAGCCAGGAGTTCGTCGACCAGTACTTCACCGGAACGACGAGCAAGCTGGGCGGCGTCGGGATCGACGTCATCGCGGCCGAGAACCTCGCCCGTCACGAGAGCGCGTACCCCGCCGAGGGCGCCGCGCTCGCGCACGAGCGCCTCGCGACCGGCGGCGAGTACCAGTGGCGCCGCGACGGATCTCCGCACCTCTTCAACCCGGAGACGGTCTTCCGCCTGCAGCACTCCACGCGCACGCGGCGGTACGACGTGTTCCGCGAGTACACAAAGCTCGTCGACGACCAGTCCGAGTCGCTGATGACCCTGCGCGGGATGTTCTCGCTCAAGGAGGGCGAGCGTCCGCCGGTGCCGCTGGAGGAGGTCGAGCCCGTCTCGTCCATCGTCAAGCGCTTCTCCACGGGTGCGATGAGTTACGGCTCCATCTCCAAGGAGGCGCACGAGACGCTCGCGATCGCGATGAACCGGCTCGGCGCCAAGTCGAACACCGGTGAGGGCGGCGAAGACCTCGACCGTCTGCTCGACCCGGAGCGCCGCAGCGCCATCAAGCAGGTCGCCTCCGGCCGCTTCGGTGTGACGTCGATGTACCTGACCCACGCCGACGACATCCAGATCAAACTGGCGCAGGGCGCGAAGCCCGGCGAAGGCGGGCAGCTGCCGCCGACCAAGGTGTACCCGTGGGTGGCTCGCACCCGCCACGCGACCGCCGGTGTCGGCCTCATCTCGCCGCCGCCGCACCACGACATCTACTCGATCGAAGACCTCAAGCAGCTGATCTTCGACCTGAAGCGCGCCAACCCGGGCGCCCGCGTTCACGTCAAGCTCGTCTCGGAGTCGGGCATCGGCGCGGTCGCGGCCGGCACCGCGAAGGCGCTGGCCGACGTCATCCTGGTCTCGGGCCATGATGGCGGCACCGGCGCATCCCCGGTCAACTCGCTGAAGCACGCGGGGACGCCGTGGGAGCTGGGGCTCGCCGAGACGCAGCAGACCCTGATGCTGAACGGGATGCGCGAGCGCGTCGTCGTTCAGGTCGACGGCCAGCTGAAGACCGGCCGCGACGTCATCGTCGGCGCGCTGCTCGGGGCCGAGGAGTTCGGCTTCGCGACCGCGCCGCTGGTGGTCTCCGGCTGCGTGATGATGCGCGTCTGCCACCTGGACACCTGCCCGGTCGGCGTCGCGACGCAGAACCCGGAGCTGCGCGCGCGGTTCTCGGGCAAGCCCGAGTTCGTCGTCAACTTCTTCGAGTTCATCGCGGAAGAGGTGCGCGAGTACCTCGCGGCCCTCGGCTTCCGCACCCTCGAGGAGGCGATCGGTCACGCCGAGCTGCTCGACGTCGACCGCGCCATCGACCACTGGAAGGCGTCCGGTCTCGACCTCGCGCCCATCCTGCACGGTCCGGCCTTCGGCCCGGAGGCTCCTCGGCGCAACGGCCGGGCGCAGGACCACGAGCTGGAGCACCACTTCGACGTGCAGCTGATCGACGCGGCGCGCGACGTGCTGGAGAACGGGGGCCGCATCGAGCTGAGCCTTCCGATCCGCAACACGGAGCGGGCCGTCGGCACGATGCTCGGCCACGAGGTGACCGTCCGCCACGGCGAGAACGGCCTCCCCGCCGGCTCCATCGACATCACGCTCACCGGTTCGGCCGGCCAGTCGCTCGGCGCGTTCCTCCCCGCGGGCATCACCCTGCGGCTGGAGGGCGACTCCAACGACTACGTCGGCAAGGGGCTCTCCGGGGGCCAGATCGTCGTGAAGCCCCCGCGCGACAGCGTGTTCGCCGCCGAGCGGAACGTGATCGCCGGCAACGTGATCGGCTACGGCGCGACGCAGGGGAGCATGTTCATCCGCGGGATCGTGGGCGAGCGCTTCCTGGTGCGCAACTCCGGTGCGACCGCGGTCGTCGAAGGCGTGGGCGATCACGCCCTCGAGTACATGACCGGTGGCCTCGCCGTGATCCTCGGCGGCACCGGGCGCAACCTCGGCGCCGGCATGTCCGGTGGCACCGCGTACGTGTACGACCTGAAGCCGGAGCGGGTCAACCGCGACTCGCTCGCGACCGGCGAGCTCGAGCTCCTGCCTCTCGGGAGCGCGGACATCGAGATCGTGCGCGACCTGCTCGAACAGCACGCCGCCGAGACGGGCTCCGAGCTCGCCGCCCGGATGCTGGAGGACTTCGACGAGACCGTCGCGAAGTTCGTCAAGGTGCTGCCGCGGGACTACGCCGCGGTGATGCAGATGCGCCAAGAGGCCGTTGACGAGGGTCTCGACCCCGACGGCGACATCGTGTGGAACAGAATTCTGGAGGTGACCGGCGGATGA